In Salvelinus fontinalis isolate EN_2023a chromosome 25, ASM2944872v1, whole genome shotgun sequence, one genomic interval encodes:
- the LOC129822801 gene encoding repressor of RNA polymerase III transcription MAF1 homolog: MKLLENSSLEALGSQLCVETGESHILGRIESYSCKMAGDDKHMFKQFCQEGEPHVLEALSPPQSSATSPPQLGKSSEDAENPLSDKCCRKTLFYLITTLNESFRPDYDFSAARAHEFSREPSLNWVANAVNSSLYSSVGVEFNSLGPELWNSIDQEICLQECDIYSYNPDLDSDPFGEEGSLWSFNYFFYNKKLKRIVFFTCRSVSVLSGYGCGCLDNELDMELDDEEEMDGFTEDRFPRALCV; the protein is encoded by the exons ATGAAACTGTTAGAGAACAGCAGTTTGGAAGCTCTGGGCTCTCAACTTTGTGTTGAAACGGGAGAGTCTCACATCCTGGGCAG GATCGAGAGCTACTCCTGCAAGATGGCTGGTGATGACAAGCACATGTTTAAGCAATTTTGCCAGGAGGGGGAGCCACATGTCCTAGAGGCCCTCTCACCCCCCCAGTCCAGCGCCACCAGCCCACCCCA ACTGGGGAAGAGCAGTGAGGACGCCGAAAACCCCCTGAGTGACAAGTGTTGCAGGAAGACCTTGTTCTACCTCATCACCACGCTCAACGAGTCGTTCAGGCCCGACTACGACTTCAGCGCAGCCCGGGCCCACGAGTTTAGCCGTGAGCCCAGCCTCAATTGG GTGGCGAATGCAGTGAACAGCAGCCTGTACTCATCAGTTGGCGTGGAGTTCAACTCCCTGGGGCCTGAGCTGTGGAACTCCATCGACCAGGAAATTTGCCTGCAGGAATGTGACATTTACAG CTACAACCCTGACCTGGACTCAGACCCCTTTGGGGAGGAAGGCAGCCTCTGGTCCTTCAACTACTTCTTCTACAACAAGAAGCTGAAGAGGATTGTATTCTTCACCTGTCGCTCCGTCAG TGTTTTGAGTGGGTATGGCTGCGGTTGTCTGGACAACGAGTTGGACATGGAGCtggatgatgaagaggagatggACGGATTCACTGAGGACAG GTTCCCCAGAGCTCTTTGTGTCTAA